The sequence below is a genomic window from Acidobacteriota bacterium.
TCGCTGTCCGGGGAGGCGATCCGCAGACGGACGAACTGATCATTGCCCGGCGCTATCTCACCCATGGCCTGAGACACCGGATCGAAGAGACGCTGACGGCCGAGCTGGGATACCGGCGCGGCCTCGAACGCGCCGAAGACCTCGCGCGCGCCGTGTCCGAGGATCGCTTCACCGGTCTCGACGCCGACCTCGAACGCGCCGCGCCGTCCGGCGAGATAGACCTCTCGGGGCCCGCCGGCCGGTCTTCAGGCGCGCCCTGGTCAGCGCGGGTGGGCCGCCTTTGCCATCTGCGCGGGCGCGGGCTTGCCGAACATGCCGGCGGGCCGCTCTGGCGCCTGCAGCCGGGCTGGGCAGATGCGCTGAAGGCCATGGGCCAGCGCGCCGAGGCAGAGCGCGACATGGCAAGGCTTCTGGGCGAGCGCGTCGGCGCCGGCCACCTGCATACGCTACCGCCCGGCGCCGGTGTAACAGGCCGGCTCGCCGGCTTCATCGCCGAACGCACCGCCACCGGCCGGCATTTCATCGTGATCGAGGGGCTGGACGGGCGCGCATGGAGCGCTCCGGTGACCGCGCGCACGGCGCGGGGCCTGCCCGCGCCGGGAAGCGTTGTCACGCTCACCGCTGTCCCTGCGCCCCTCAGCCGGGAAGCGGGCGCGGCCGGCGCCCCTTCGCAGGGCGCCGGCGTGCGGATCGACGCCTGGATCGAGATCGGCCAGCAGGTGCGGCGCGCCGCCTATACCTGGCTCGATACGCTGGACGAGGCGGCGCTGGACGGCGCGGCCGGGTTCGGCGCCGACGTCCGCGCGGCGCGCCTTGCCCGCCAGCTCTGGCTCAGGGCGCAGGGCCTCTATCCGGCGCAGCGCGCAGTGTTGACGTCCATGGAACTGGAAGCCGTCGCGGCCAGCCAGGCGGCCCGGCTCGGAAAGACGTATGACGCGGGCACCGGCCACGGCGCGTTCCAGGGCAAGTTTGCCGGTCATGTCGATACGGCCCAGGGCCGCCTTGCGATTGTTGAAAGCCGGACGCGCTTTGCGCTCGCCGCCTGGCCGCAAGACAGCGCCCCGGTCGCCGGCCAGGAGGCCAGCATCGTACGCGGCCGCGTCACGTTCGGCCGGGTGCTGGGCCGCTCAGTGACCTGAGACGCAGCCGCCGCCTTTCCCTCTCCTTCCCGAAACATCGCCGCGCTCCAGCTAGGCGGCGCAGGCGCGGCCGCTAGGCTGGCGTTCCTGATTGGGAGCCGGACACCTTGACCCCGACCAAATTCCTCTTCGGCCAGTTCCTGCTGACCTTCGCACTGATCCTTCTGTCGAGCTGGGCGGCGACCCAATGGGCGGCCAGCGCTCTCGGCTTCCAGCCGCGGCTCGGCCCGGCCGCCTTTCATTTCGGTCAGTACCCGGTCTATCCGCCCTGGCGGCTCTTCCAGTGGTGGTATGCCTATGATGCCTATGCGCCCGGGATATTCGCGCGCGCCGGTGTGATCTCGTCGCTGGGCGGGCTTGCCGGGATTGTCATGGCGATCGCCGCGTCCATCTACCGGGCCCGGCAGGACAAGGCATCATCGACCTATGGCTCGGCCCGCTGGGCGAAGCCCGCCGATATTCGCCGCGCCGGGCTGTTTGCGCCGGACGGGCTGATGCTCGGGCGGCTCGGCGCGCGTTATCTTCGCCATGCCGGCGCCGACCATGTCATCGCCTTTGCACCGACCCGGTCCGGCAAGGGGGTCGGCCTCGTGGTCCCGACGCTCCTGTCCTGGACGAGCAGCGCGCTCATTCATGACATCAAGGGCGAAAACTGGCGCCTCACGTCTCTCTGGCGCTCAGGGTTTTCGCGCTGCATCCGGTTTGATCCGACGAGCCTTGCAAGCGCGAAGTTCAATCCCCTCCTGGAAGTCCGCCTCGGCGCGCACGAAGTGCGCGACGTCCAGGTATCGCCGACATCCTGATTGATCCGGAAGGCGCGCTCGAGCGGCGCAGCCACTGGGACAAGACCGCCCACTCCCTGCTCGTCGGCGCCATTCTCCACGTCCTCTACAGCGGGCATGACAAGACGCTGTCAGGCGTCGCGCTGCTCCTGTCGGACCCGTCCTGTCATGTCGACGAGACGCTGCATCGGATGATGGGCGCCAATCATCTCGGCACGGATGATGCACCTCTGACCCATCCTGTCGTCGCCGAAGTTGCGCGCGAACTCCTGAACAAGTCGGAAAACGAGAAATCCTCGGTCATCTCGACAGCGGTCAGCTTTCTCGGCCTCTACCGCGACCCGGTGATCCAGCGCGCAACCTCAGCGTCGGACTGGCGCATGCAGGACCTCCTGCCCGGCGGGCCGCCAGTCTCGCTCTACCTGATTGTTCCGCCCTCTGACCTTTCCCGCACCAAACCTCTGATCCGGCTGATCCTGAACCAGGCGGCGCGCCGGCTCTGCGAAGACCTGCCGGGCGGCGAGGCGCTGGCGCGCCCGACGCTTGTCATGCTCGACGAATTCCCCGCGCTCGGGCGCCTGGATTGTTTCGAGACCTCGCTTGCGTTCATGGCCGGCTACGGCGTGCGCGCATTCCTGATTGCCCAGTCCCTCAACCAGGTCGAGAAAGCTTATGGCGAAAAGAATTCCATTCTCGACAACTGCCACGTGAAGATCGCCTTCGCGACCAATGACGAGCGCACGGCCCGGCGCATCTCCGACATGCTGGGCTCGAAGACCGAACAGCGCCACCAGCGCAACTATGCCGGCCACAGGCTGGCGCCCTGGCTGAGCAATGTGATGGTCTCCCAGCAGGAAACCCAGCGCCCGCTCCTGACACCGGGCGAGGTCATGCAACTGGCCGCCGACAAGGCGCTGATCATGCTCGCCAGCACGCCGCCCATTCGCGCGCAGAAGCTGAGGTACTTCCGCGACAAGGCGCTCGCCGCCCGCGTCGGCGCGCTTCAGTTGCCGCCGCCGGACGAGCTCGCACCTGCCAGCGCGCGCGCAGCGCCGGCAGGCCCGTTTCCCGATGCCGGCGGCCTTGCCCGCAGCCTCGCGCCGGAACAGGGCAAGGCGCCCGAGCCCGCACCGCCCGCAGGCGCGGATGACCCCGGGACGCCGGCCCGGGCGACGGCGCCAGACAGCCCGGCATTCGGCGCCAGATTGAACGCTACTACATGCAGTATGACCTCGACCTGGATCCATGAACATGCCGAGAAAACCCCGCCTGAGTGTGACGATTTCCGAGACCAATACAAAGAAGCTCGACCGGGTCAGCGCCGAGCAGGGTGTCGCCCGCGGCGATATTGTCGACGAAGCCCTGACACTCCTGTTCCTGCCGCCGCTGGAGCGGCCCGAAGCTGTCCTTACCCAGCACATCAAGCGCCTGGAAGACAAGCTTGCGCGTCTCGATGCCGGCGCCGCGTTCCAGGCTGATCTGATGGTGGAGTTCATCTACGCCTGGCTGCAGCAGCGGCCCGGACCCCATCCGTTCCGCTCGGACGCCGATGATGCGCGCGCCGGCGCCGAGCTCGAAGCGCTGATGAAGCGTGTCGCGGACCGGTCCAATCCCCACATCTGGGGTTGAAGGCCCTCAACTTCTTATCAGGACTCGCGTTTACCTCCGGTGGAAGCCGCGGGAGGGCAAACATGCGCAGAAAACTCTGGCAGGTAGACAGGGTGCTCGTTGATCTTGAAGACCGGGACGCGACGGTTTCTCTGGTTCATCATATCAGCCTCAGTGAAGTCACGGTCAGGTTCAGGCTGAAGCCCGAGCAGCTGATCGATGCCGCCGGCCCGCTCCGGCGGCGCGTCGAACTGCTCGCCGCCGAACTCGTGCTCGACCTCGGCTCTTTCCTCGACCAGCTGCCCGACTAGCGCTTCGCAGGCCCCGGCGCCGTCACCCCGGCGAAGGCGGCCTCGCGGTCTGGCAACCGGCGCGCCCTCCCGGAAGTTCCCGGCCCACCATTGATCACCTGCCTGAAGCCCGGTGTTCCGGCTATCCGCGC
It includes:
- a CDS encoding DUF3363 domain-containing protein, which translates into the protein MTPATWDLTRFTRTLMRQVERDLRCEVDWVAASHFNTAHPHVHIAVRGGDPQTDELIIARRYLTHGLRHRIEETLTAELGYRRGLERAEDLARAVSEDRFTGLDADLERAAPSGEIDLSGPAGRSSGAPWSARVGRLCHLRGRGLAEHAGGPLWRLQPGWADALKAMGQRAEAERDMARLLGERVGAGHLHTLPPGAGVTGRLAGFIAERTATGRHFIVIEGLDGRAWSAPVTARTARGLPAPGSVVTLTAVPAPLSREAGAAGAPSQGAGVRIDAWIEIGQQVRRAAYTWLDTLDEAALDGAAGFGADVRAARLARQLWLRAQGLYPAQRAVLTSMELEAVAASQAARLGKTYDAGTGHGAFQGKFAGHVDTAQGRLAIVESRTRFALAAWPQDSAPVAGQEASIVRGRVTFGRVLGRSVT